The Meriones unguiculatus strain TT.TT164.6M chromosome 1, Bangor_MerUng_6.1, whole genome shotgun sequence genome has a segment encoding these proteins:
- the E2f6 gene encoding transcription factor E2F6, which yields MSQQRPARRLPSLLVDPAQETVRRRCRDPINVETLLPSKIRINLEENVQYVSMRKALKVKRPRFDVSLVYLTRKFMDLVRSAPGGILDLNKVATKLGVRKRRVYDITNVLDGIELVEKKSKNHIRWIGSDLNNFGAVPQQKKLQAELSDLSAMEDALDELIKDCAQQLLELTDDKENERLAYVTYQDIHSIQAFHEQIVIAVKAPEETRLDVPAPREDSITVHIRSTKGPIDVYLCEVEQNHSSGKMTDGIGASPSKSRHPECPEKEDKPPQ from the exons ATGAGTCAGCAGCGGCCGGCGCGGAGACTGCCCAGCCTGCTGGTGGACCCGGCGCAGGAAACCGTGCGCCGCCGCTGCCGGGACCCCATCAACGTGGAGACCCTACTG ccaTCAAAAATAAGGATTAATCTAGAAGAAAACGTACAGTATGTGTCCATGAGAA AAGCTCTGAAAGTGAAGAGGCCCCGTTTTGATGTGTCACTGGTGTACTTAACTCGAAAGTTTATGGATCTTGTCAGATCTGCCCCTGGGGGCATCCTTGACTTAAACAAGGTTGCCACAAAACTGGGAGTCCGGAAAAGGCGTGTGTACGACATCACCAACGTCTTGGATGGCATCGAGCTTGTGGAAAAGAAATCCAAGAACCACATACGGTGGAT AGGCTCTGACCTGAACAACTTTGGAGCCGTACCCCAGCAGAAGAAGCTGCAGGCCGAGCTCTCTGACCTGTCGGCGATGGAAGACGCCTTGGATGAGTTGATTAAAGATTGTGCTCAGCAACTGTTGGAGTTAACAgatgacaaagaaaatgaaag ACTAGCGTACGTGACCTATCAAGATATCCACAGCATTCAAGCTTTCCACGAACAGATTGTCATTGCAGTGAAGGCTCCAGAGGAAACCAGACTGGATGTTCCGGCTCCCAGAGAA GATTCTATCACAGTGCATATCAGGAGCACCAAAGGACCCATTGATGTCTATCTGTGCGAAGTAGAACAGAACCACTCAAGTGGTAAAATGACCGATGGAATAGGAGCCTCTCCATCTAAAAGTAGACATCCGGAATGCCCAGAGAAAG AAGACAAGCCTCCTCAGTGA